One window of Flavobacterium dauae genomic DNA carries:
- a CDS encoding GNAT family N-acetyltransferase — MIKDISLKVVRYENRYKNDWDKFVNEAKNSTFLFRRDFMEYHKDRFEDFSLMIFKDDKLVAVFPANIRKNEVFSHEGLTYGGLVVLKKLRTTDYYSIFRELLFYLYNANINYFYLKEIPFFYNSIPNDEWKHLAYITNAELYRRDLCSVINLKKDFAISKSIIRDAKMGEKHIDLFERTTNFKEFWNEILIPELFAKYQTKPVHSLNEIVFLSEMFPENIQLYCAFKDKKIIAGTVLFIFDDVVHVQYISGLQRYRKVGILDFIFHELINNKFKDFSYFDFGISNEQNGRKTNKGLLFWKESFGARGISQDFYKFSTSNYPLIDQMYL; from the coding sequence ATGATTAAGGATATTTCTTTGAAGGTTGTTCGATACGAAAACCGCTATAAAAATGATTGGGACAAGTTTGTAAACGAGGCAAAAAACAGTACCTTTTTGTTCCGTAGAGATTTTATGGAATACCATAAAGATCGTTTTGAAGATTTTTCGTTGATGATTTTTAAAGATGATAAACTGGTAGCTGTTTTTCCGGCAAATATTAGAAAAAACGAAGTGTTTTCGCACGAGGGATTAACTTATGGAGGATTGGTTGTTTTAAAAAAACTACGAACAACTGATTATTATTCAATTTTCAGAGAATTACTGTTTTATTTATACAATGCCAATATCAATTATTTTTATTTAAAAGAAATTCCTTTTTTTTATAATTCTATTCCTAATGATGAATGGAAACATTTGGCATATATTACTAATGCAGAGTTATACAGAAGGGATTTATGTTCTGTTATTAATCTTAAAAAAGATTTTGCCATTTCTAAATCTATTATACGTGATGCTAAAATGGGAGAGAAACACATAGATTTATTTGAAAGAACTACTAATTTTAAAGAATTTTGGAATGAAATACTAATTCCTGAACTGTTTGCTAAGTATCAAACAAAACCCGTTCACAGTTTAAATGAAATAGTTTTTCTGTCAGAAATGTTTCCAGAAAATATACAATTGTATTGTGCGTTTAAAGATAAAAAAATTATTGCAGGCACCGTATTGTTTATTTTTGATGATGTGGTACATGTGCAATATATATCAGGATTACAGCGTTACAGAAAAGTAGGTATTTTAGATTTTATATTTCACGAACTTATTAACAATAAATTTAAAGATTTTTCTTATTTTGATTTCGGAATATCAAATGAGCAAAACGGAAGAAAAACAAATAAAGGATTGCTTTTCTGGAAAGAAAGTTTTGGAGCACGGGGAATTAGTCAGGATTTTTATAAATTTTCCACCTCAAATTATCCTTTAATAGACCAAATGTATTTATGA
- a CDS encoding DegT/DnrJ/EryC1/StrS family aminotransferase yields MIPYLNLKKLNQPYQEAFIQKTNQFFEKGHYILGDEVLQFENEFANYCNVSHCIGVGNGLDALILIFKAYIELGVLKEGDEILVPANTYIASILSIIHAGLTPKLVDTNLLNYNLTIEILQQQVTQHTKGVLMVHLYGQVTDALAIKTFCKDFGLLLIEDAAQAHGVVADHMKAGSIGDAAGFSFYPGKNLGCIGDGGAITTNSTQLANCIRSLRNYGSELKYHNIYKGINSRLDEIQAAFLRLKLPDLDFDNKTRQGIAKRYISEINNPLVVLPFVTDYEAHVFHIFPVRVENRGEFQQYLMEHEIQTLIHYPIPPHKQQAMQEFHGLQFPISELIHQQIVSIPLNPSLTIDEQDFIIEKVNNW; encoded by the coding sequence ATGATTCCTTATTTAAATTTAAAAAAACTAAACCAGCCTTATCAGGAAGCTTTTATTCAGAAAACGAACCAATTTTTTGAAAAAGGGCATTATATTCTGGGAGACGAAGTGTTGCAGTTTGAAAATGAGTTTGCCAATTATTGTAATGTTTCGCACTGTATTGGAGTAGGGAATGGGCTGGATGCACTTATTTTAATTTTTAAAGCGTATATTGAACTTGGAGTTTTAAAAGAAGGCGACGAAATTTTAGTCCCTGCAAATACTTACATTGCAAGTATTTTAAGCATTATCCACGCCGGATTGACACCAAAACTGGTAGATACTAATTTGTTGAATTACAATTTAACAATTGAGATATTACAACAACAAGTTACCCAGCACACAAAAGGCGTATTAATGGTTCATTTATATGGACAGGTTACCGATGCTTTAGCAATAAAAACATTTTGCAAAGATTTTGGTTTATTACTGATTGAAGATGCCGCACAAGCTCACGGAGTCGTGGCAGATCACATGAAAGCAGGAAGTATTGGTGATGCCGCCGGATTTAGTTTTTATCCCGGAAAAAATTTAGGCTGTATAGGCGATGGCGGAGCGATTACTACTAACAGCACTCAATTGGCTAATTGTATCAGAAGCTTACGGAATTATGGTTCTGAGTTGAAATACCACAATATTTACAAAGGGATAAATTCCCGTTTAGATGAAATTCAGGCAGCGTTTTTACGTTTAAAATTGCCCGATTTAGATTTTGACAATAAAACCCGCCAAGGTATTGCCAAACGGTATATTTCTGAAATAAATAATCCGTTGGTGGTATTGCCTTTTGTAACTGATTATGAAGCCCATGTGTTTCATATTTTTCCGGTTCGGGTTGAAAATAGGGGTGAGTTTCAACAATATTTAATGGAACACGAAATTCAAACTTTGATTCATTACCCAATTCCCCCGCATAAACAACAAGCTATGCAGGAATTTCATGGATTGCAGTTCCCTATTTCAGAATTAATTCATCAACAAATTGTTAGTATTCCGTTAAATCCGTCGTTAACTATTGATGAGCAAGATTTTATAATAGAAAAAGTAAACAATTGGTAA
- a CDS encoding sugar 3,4-ketoisomerase has translation MGHRITLPKIEDPRGNLSVIEGNTIPFAIKRVYFLYDVPSGSERGGHAHKELQQFIIPVAGSFDVVLNNGKEEQIHRLFKPNEGLLIPINTWRELKNFSAGAVCLVIASEEFSENDYIRNFDEFKKYITEI, from the coding sequence TTGGGACATAGAATAACACTTCCAAAGATTGAAGATCCGCGTGGCAATTTATCGGTTATTGAAGGAAACACCATTCCGTTCGCCATAAAAAGAGTGTATTTTTTATACGATGTACCCAGTGGATCTGAACGGGGGGGGCACGCTCATAAAGAGTTACAACAGTTTATCATTCCTGTAGCCGGAAGTTTTGATGTGGTTTTAAATAATGGAAAAGAAGAACAAATCCATAGGTTGTTTAAACCGAATGAAGGTTTGTTAATTCCCATAAACACTTGGCGCGAACTTAAAAATTTTTCGGCAGGTGCCGTTTGTTTGGTCATAGCGTCTGAAGAATTTAGTGAAAACGATTACATTCGCAATTTTGATGAATTTAAAAAGTACATCACAGAAATATGA